In Polyodon spathula isolate WHYD16114869_AA chromosome 11, ASM1765450v1, whole genome shotgun sequence, one genomic interval encodes:
- the LOC121322976 gene encoding obscurin-like protein 1 isoform X6: MDVFGGAPRFLAYPRPLVVQSGTDAALKCQIAGDPRPAVIWERANKKLHPDGRYRLFEDGNVYNLIISRVGAEDSGQYICKAKNSIGETYAAATLKVEGEAQEKELREENRPRFLIKPLSVRVGRGEDAVFSCKLWGKPRPEIIWEKDGKKLNDIFESAHFSIGHQDGGWFQLKIFQTRAPDAGVYTCRARNEYGEALAGAVLLVDAGPGHEEEAATRNGYANGHWKHHQGKRGSRFNGTHKIEEPEPNSAKVKMFTVSEGKHAKFRCYVTGKPKPEIVWRKDGIVIMSGRRYLLYEDREGYFTLKVLYCKQQDNGLYVCAASNTAGQTLSAVHLNVKEPTVRFKQPLNDVEVRERELAVLECEVSVDTIPTTWYLEDRRLQPGAKYGIEQRGTVRRLTIRDIGTDDDGIYLCEMADGGRSIAEVSVRGTIVRRLPRKVDLLEGENAAFCVEVKEEEMDIHWYKDGLELRETHQTILKSFGKTHILVFVNATPQDSGIVTFIVGRSKTSSRLRVKAVRRSPPSCPVGVQMNTERSNSALLSWVPAHDSRKNPPTGYVLERQEVGSQEWLQCLTTEIASAVEILGDSVPSEADYRFRICSVNKYGRSGHVEFSSVVHLVPVARIKTPLQDVLVSEGKDAKFSIELSTLVIGTWFLNGSQIQEDERYTIHRSRTEHSLRLKATNPSDNRSEITFIAYGVRDSAMLYVQPPPVKFEPLPEMDRNKKIEAGSPVVLYCELSDANAHVHWYKDGVELHTQEGIHVQSEGTMRRLVIQSADFSHSGEYRCDAIDDVLKFNVDVEAPRVKFAALSLMDRHKNIESGSPIELCCELSNPNTQVCWYKDGTELHPQDGLDIQSEGTKRQLVIQSAKVSHSGVYTCDALDDVIKFNVAVEAPPVKFAALSEMDRNKKIEAGSPVVLYCELSDANAQVHWYKDGVELHTQEGIHIQSEGTTRRLVIQSADFSHSGEYRCDAIDDVLKFNVDVEAPRVKFAALSLMDRHKNIESGSPIELCCELSNPNIQVCWYKDGTELHPQDGLDIQSEGTKRQLVIQSAKVSHSGVYTCDALDDVIKFNVVVEAPPVKFAALSEMDRYKKIEAGSPVVLYCELSDANAQVHWYKDGVELHTQEGIHIQSEGTTRRLVIQSADFSHSGEYRCDAIDDVLKFNVDVEAPPVKFAALSEMDRHKIIESGSPIELCCELSNPNTLVHWYKDGTKLHPQEGFNIQSVGSTRRLVIHSAEISHSGVYSCDAVDDVIKFNVDVEAPPVKFAALSEMDRHKIIESGSPIELCCELSNPNTWVRWFKDGMELHPQEGFDIQSEGSTRRLIIHSAEISHSGLYSCDAVDDVIKFIVDVEAPPVKFNPLPEADLHKSIVECSPIVLYCEVSRPDAPVRWYKDGIEIQPRDGITVQSDNTMRRLVIQSSKLSDSGVYTCHAVDDAMIFNVNIREPPATVVHPREDVHLEHQVSERIVLSCELSRSNAAVHWYKDGQELLESDDVILESEGPHRRLIILQGHTEDSGEYVCDTADDSIFYQVTVIEPAVQIVSPSQTPMELEFLTEDRVVLSCEVSRHNADVRWFQDGLELEETEDLILEAEGIHRRLIIPKAAVQDSAEYICDAVDDSVTFMVKITEPPVKFVRHHKAPGAVKVFVGDPVVLECEVSRSNAMVSWWKEGQEMEESREVTIEENGVLRRLTIHYPKLEDSGNYFCDAKDETMDFRVKVTEAPVQIKRKGELKTQQQVMVSDDVVLECELSRVNGTVKWYKDGEKITDNERVCLEEEGAFRSLVILNAETSDSGEYFCDACDDSVVYHVYVKEPPVTIIGNSDSPEHHSLIAGDDLVLTCELSRSNAMVEWYCNGKPLSSEDSRICIETLGSVRQLVISGLRPSDSAEYICDAGDDKMVTTVTVKEMPVQILNKDDAKESIEVVENESVTLCARVSKEDAVVQWLKNWRDMSGERYCTSSDGKSRLFSIHKVQLSDSGVYTCDAFSDEIHFTLQVKAAPITFERKQEKPEDVFATETENTIMSAVLSSDKSQVKWFRHQSQIFDSEKYEMRVEGRVHSLIVKNTSKEDCGMYTCVSQDDQMAFVVSVKELKLNFVRSLEEVYAYKDDTIILRCELCKPKGDVQWQKDGQKIRPSRYLVINADGREHSLTIHHATGNDTGEYVCESKDDKTCARVTVEMPRVVEVISELHNITVLEGEDATLKCVVSPEDAELVWHRNGNVVVPDDKFVVSRNGLCHTLTIRDCQLTDSSKVTAEAEGVVSEANLQVQEAQVLFTKKMETVIAEEHGEAMLEVEVSVESGEVQWMRQGVVIQPSPKFTLSAKGRKRSLTVHNLTFSDRGIFRCETLHDRTQGKLNVEPRKISIKKGLTDTETLERDTTSFEVEVSHVDVQGVWQKDGIRIKPNNNWRVSTHERMHALTMSNLTLEDSGTITFSAESVRTSARLTVKEPPVMFLRALEDLRIAESSGASFECELSRQNADVKWLKNGEELKPGKNYRIYSMGRKRFLQITKCGSADSGTYTCDAVDNKVTAVLEVYEREVKIVQGLQDAAIQEDENAVFMCEVSVENVKGEWLRNGEKIKPTSTIRIRQEGNKHFLLICNVKTEDSGKITFVAKQAESTANLEVEELPVQIVKPLRDKTALEKHRVILECTVSNPRCSVRWYQGKTLILPSDHYEICSEGCYRKLVIRQVTAMDEGTYSVQVGEHESSARLLVEG, translated from the exons ATGGACGTGTTTGGTGGTGCCCCACGCTTCCTGGCATACCCTCGCCCCTTGGTGGTGCAGAGCGGCACTGACGCCGCGCTGAAGTGTCAGATTGCTGGGGACCCCCGGCCAGCCGTCATCTGGGAGCGCGCCAACAAGAAGCTCCACCCTGATGGACGTTACCGCCTCTTTGAAGACGGCAATGTCTACAACCTTATTATTTCCAGAGTGGGGGCGGAGGACAGTGGGCAGTATATCTGCAAGGCCAAAAACAGCATAGGGGAGACCTACGCCGCAGCTACTCTTAAGGTTGAGGGAGAGGCTCAAGAGAAGGAACTACGAGAGGAGAACAGGCCTCGCTTCCTCATCAAGCCTCTCTCAGTTCGAGTCGGCCGAGGTGAAGATGCCGTCTTTTCCTGCAAGCTGTGGGGCAAGCCCCGGCCGGAGATCATCTGGGAGAAGGACGGCAAGAAATTGAATGACATTTTTGAAAGTGCTCACTTTAGCATCGGCCACCAGGACGGGGGCTGGTTCCAGCTGAAGATTTTCCAGACCCGGGCCCCCGATGCAGGAGTCTACACCTGCCGGGCCAGGAATGAGTATGGTGAAGCGCTGGCTGGAGCAGTTTTGTTGGTGGACGCTGGGCCTGGACATGAGGAGGAGGCAGCAACCCGTAATGGGTATGCCAATGGACACTGGAAACACCATCAGGGCAAGCGTGGTTCGAGGTTTAACGGGACTCACAAGATCGAGGAGCCTGAGCCCAACTCAGCCAAAGTGAAAATGTTCACAGTTTCAGAAGGCAAGCATGCCAAGTTCCGTTGCTATGTCACAGGGAAGCCCAAACCAGAAATTGTGTGGAGGAAGGATGGCATTGTGATAATGTCTGGGAGGCGGTATCTATTGTATGAAGATCGGGAAGGCTACTTCACGCTGAAAGTGCTCTACTGTAAGCAGCAGGACAATGGGCTTTATGTCTGTGCGGCCTCCAACACAGCAGGACAGACCCTTAGTGCTGTGCATCTCAATGTTAAAG AGCCGACAGTACGGTTCAAGCAGCCCCTGAATGACGTGGAGGTGCGTGAGCGAGAGCTGGCTGTGCTGGAGTGCGAGGTCTCTGTGGACACCATTCCTACCACCTGGTACCTGGAAGATCGGCGACTGCAACCAGGAGCAAAGTATGGCATTGAGCAGCGTGGTACAGTGCGCCGACTCACCATCCGAGATATTGGGACAGATGATGATGGAATCTATCTCTGTGAGATGGCAGATGGAGGCCGGAGTATTGCTGAGGTGTCTGTCAGAG GTACAATTGTGCGCAGGCTTCCAAGGAAGGTGGATTTATTAGAAGGGGAGAATGCTGCTTTCTGCGTGGAGGTTAAGGAGGAAGAGATGGACATTCATTGGTACAAAGATGGACTAGAGCTTCGAGAGACACACCAAACCATCCTCAAATCCTTTGGCAAAACCCACATCCTTGTTTTTGTCAATGCAACACCCCAAGACTCCGGGATTGTGACTTTTATAGTGGGCAGATCCAAGACTTCTTCCCGGCTCCGTGTCAAGG CGGTCAGGAGGTCTCCACCCAGTTGCCCGGTTGGTGTGCAGATGAACACGGAGCGTTCGAACTCAGCGTTACTGTCCTGGGTCCCGGCACACGATTCACGCAAGAACCCCCCCACAGGGTACGTGCTGGAGAGGCAGGAGGTGGGCTCCCAGGAGTGGCTGCAGTGCCTGACCACAGAAATAGCCAGTGCGGTAGAAATCCTGGGCGACAGCGTGCCCTCTGAGGCAGACTACCGGTTCCGCATCTGCAGCGTTAACAAGTATGGCAGGAGCGGCCACGTGGAGTTCTCGTCAGTCGTCCACCTAG TGCCAGTGGCTCGGATAAAAACCCCTCTACAGGATGTCCTGGTGTCTGAGGGCAAAGATGCTAAGTTTTCCATTGAGCTGTCCACCCTGGTGATCGGGACCTGGTTTTTAAATGGTTCCCAAATCCAGGAGGATGAAAGGTACACCATACACCGCTCCCGTACAGAGCATTCCCTGCGTCTCAAAGCTACGAATCCGTCTGATAACAGGTCTGAAATCACCTTCATTGCCTATGGAGTAAGGGACTCGGCGATGCTCTATGTGCAAC CTCCGCCAGTGAAGTTTGAGCCTCTACCAGAGATGGACCGCAACAAAAAAATTGAAGCAGGCAGCCCTGTTGTGCTGTACTGTGAACTGTCAGATGCCAATGCGCATGTCCATTGGTACAAGGATGGGGTGGAGCTACACACACAAGAAGGAATTCACGTCCAATCAGAAGGCACCATGAGGAGGCTGGTCATCCAATCAGCAGATTTCTCTCATTCTGGGGAGTACAGGTGTGATGCCATTGATGATGTCCTCAAATTTAACGTGGACGTTGAAG CTCCACGGGTGAAGTTTGCAGCACTTTCGTTGATGGACCGTCACAAAAACATTGAATCGGGCAGCCCCATTGAGCTGTGCTGTGAACTGTCCAACCCCAACACTCAGGTCTGCTGGTACAAGGATGGAACAGAGCTCCACCCACAGGATGGGCTTGACATCCAATCAGAGGGCACCAAAAGGCAGCTGGTCATCCAATCAGCAAAAGTCTCCCACTCTGGGGTGTATACCTGTGACGCccttgatgatgtcatcaaattTAATGTGGCTGTTGAAG CTCCACCGGTGAAGTTTGCAGCCCTGTCAGAGATGGACCGCAACAAAAAAATTGAAGCAGGCAGCCCTGTTGTGCTGTACTGTGAACTGTCAGATGCCAATGCGCAGGTCCATTGGTACAAAGATGGGGTGGAGCTACACACACAAGAAGGAATTCACATCCAATCAGAAGGCACCACGAGGAGGTTGGTCATCCAATCAGCAGATTTCTCTCATTCTGGGGAGTACAGGTGTGATGCCATTGATGACGTCCTCAAATTTAACGTGGATGTTGAAG CTCCACGGGTGAAGTTTGCAGCACTTTCGTTGATGGACCGTCACAAAAACATTGAATCGGGCAGCCCCATTGAGCTGTGCTGTGAACTGTCCAACCCCAACATTCAGGTCTGCTGGTACAAGGACGGAACAGAGCTCCACCCACAGGATGGGCTTGACATCCAATCAGAGGGCACCAAAAGGCAGCTGGTCATCCAATCAGCAAAAGTCTCCCACTCTGGGGTGTATACCTGTGACGCccttgatgatgtcatcaaattTAACGTGGTTGTTGAAG CTCCACCGGTGAAGTTTGCAGCCCTGTCAGAGATGGACCGCTACAAAAAAATTGAAGCAGGCAGCCCTGTTGTGCTGTACTGTGAACTGTCAGATGCCAATGCGCAGGTCCATTGGTACAAAGATGGGGTGGAGCTACACACACAAGAAGGAATTCACATCCAATCAGAAGGCACCACGAGGAGGTTGGTCATCCAATCAGCAGATTTCTCTCATTCTGGGGAGTACAGGTGTGATGCCATTGATGACGTCCTCAAATTTAACGTGGATGTTGAAG CTCCACCGGTGAAGTTTGCAGCCCTGTCAGAGATGGACCGTCACAAAATCATTGAATCGGGCAGCCCCATTGAGCTGTGCTGTGAACTTTCTAATCCCAACACACTGGTCCACTGGTACAAGGATGGAACGAAGCTCCACCCACAGGAAGGCTTTAACATCCAATCAGTGGGAAGCACAAGGAGGCTGGTCATCCACTCAGCAGAGATTTCCCACTCTGGGGTGTACAGCTGTGACGctgttgatgatgtcatcaaattCAATGTGGATGTTGAAG CTCCACCGGTGAAGTTTGCAGCCCTGTCAGAGATGGACCGTCACAAAATCATTGAATCGGGCAGCCCCATTGAGCTGTGCTGTGAACTTTCTAATCCCAACACATGGGTACGCTGGTTCAAGGATGGAATGGAGCTCCACCCACAGGAAGGCTTTGACATCCAATCAGAGGGAAGCACAAGGAGGCTGATCATCCACTCAGCAGAGATTTCCCACTCTGGGCTGTATAGCTGTGATGctgttgatgatgtcatcaagTTTATCGTGGACGTTGAAG CTCCTCCTGTGAAATTTAACCCACTTCCTGAAGCTGACCTCCACAAAAGCATTGTTGAGTGCTCTCCCATTGTGCTGTACTGTGAGGTGTCTCGCCCTGATGCGCCTGTGCGCTGGTACAAGGATGGAATTGAAATCCAACCGAGAGATGGCATTACTGTTCAATCTGACAACACAATGAGGCGACTGGTTATCCAATCATCAAAACTCTCAGACTCTGGGGTTTACACCTGCCACGCAGTAGATGATGCAATGATTTTTAATGTGAACATTCGAG AGCCACCTGCGACTGTAGTACATCCAAGAGAGGACGTCCACCTGGAGCATCAGGTTTCCGAACGAATTGTGTTGAGCTGTGAGCTGTCCCGGTCCAATGCAGCTGTACACTGGTACAAGGATGGCCAGGAGCTTTTGGAAAGCGATGATGTCATCCTGGAATCTGAGGGACCTCACAGGAGGCTGATTATCCTCCAGGGACACACTGAAGATTCTGGGGAGTATGTTTGCGACACAGCAGATGACTCAATTTTCTATCAGGTTACAGTGATAG AACCTGCAGTCCAGATTGTGTCTCCTAGCCAGACCCCCATGGAGTTAGAATTCCTCACAGAAGATCGTGTGGTACTGAGCTGCGAGGTCTCTCGACACAATGCAGATGTGCGCTGGTTCCAGGATGGGCTGGAGTTAGAGGAGACAGAAGACCTCATCCTGGAGGCTGAAGGAATCCACAGGAGGCTCATTATCCCCAAGGCTGCAGTCCAAGACTCTGCCGAATACATCTGTGACGCAGTTGATGATTCAGTGACCTTCATGGTGAAAATTACAG AACCACCAGTGAAATTTGTGCGACATCACAAAGCTCCGGGGGCTGTTAAAGTTTTCGTGGGAGACCCTGTGGTCCTGGAGTGTGAGGTCTCCCGCTCTAATGCAATGGTGAGCTGGTGGAAAGAGGGTCAAGAGatggaggagagcagagaggTCACCATTGAGGAGAATGGAGTTCTCCGGCGGCTGACCATCCACTACCCCAAGCTAGAGGATTCTGGGAATTACTTTTGTGATGCCAAAGACGAGACAATGGATTTTAGAGTGAAAGTTACTG AGGCACCAGTGCAGATCAAGCGGAAAGGGGAACTGAAGACTCAGCAGCAGGTTATGGTTTCAGATGATGTTGTCCTGGAGTGTGAGCTCTCTCGAGTCAATGGGACCGTCAAGTGGTACAAAGACGGAGAGAAAATCACAGACAATGAGCGTGTCTGTCTGGAGGAGGAAGGGGCTTTCCGCTCGCTGGTCATCCTGAATGCAGAGACCTCAGACTCAGGGGAATACTTCTGTGATGCCTGTGATGACAGTGTTGTTTACCATGTCTATGTGAAAG AGCCTCCAGTGACCATCATAGGAAATTCGGACAGCCCTGAGCACCACAGTCTGATTGCTGGTGATGACCTTGTGTTGACCTGTGAACTCTCCCGGTCCAACGCCATGGTGGAGTGGTACTGCAACGGGAAGCCCTTGTCCTCAGAAGACTCCCGTATCTGCATAGAGACCCTCGGCTCAGTACGCCAGCTGGTCATCTCAGGCCTTCGACCCTCAGATTCGGCTGAATACATCTGTGATGCAGGCGATGACAAAATGGTTACCACAGTAACTGTAAAAG aGATGCCTGTTCAAATTCTGAACAAAGATGATGCGAAGGAGTCAATTGAAGTTGTGGAAAACGAAAGTGTGACGCTGTGTGCACGGGTCTCCAAGGAAGAtgctgtggtgcagtggttaaagaactGGAGGGACATGAGCGGGGAACGCTACTGCACAAGCAGTGATGGGAAGTCCCGCCTTTTCAGCATTCACAAAGTGCAGCTGTCAGACAGTGGAGTGTACACATGCGATGCCTTCAGTGATGAAATTCACTTCACGCTGCAGGTCAAAG CGGCTCCCATCACGTTTGAACGCAAACAGGAAAAGCCAGAGGATGTGTTTGCCACAGAAACTGAAAACACGATCATGTCAGCAGTGTTGTCAAGTGATAAAAGTCAGGTGAAGTGGTTCCGTCACCAAAGCCAGATCTTTGACAGCGAGAAGTACGAGATGAGGGTGGAGGGTAGAGTTCACAGCCTCATTGTGAAGAACACGTCCAAGGAAGACTGCGGCATGTATACCTGCGTCTCTCAGGACGATCAAATGGCGTTTGTCGTCAGTGTGAAAG AGCTGAAGTTGAATTTTGTCCGAAGTTTGGAAGAGGTCTACGCTTACAAAGATGACACAATCATTCTACGTTGTGAACTCTGCAAACCGAAGGGAGATGTCCAGTGGCAGAAAGATGGCCAAAAGATCAGGCCCAGCAGATATCTTGTTATCAATGCCGACGGTCGCGAGCACTCACTGACCATTCACCATGCTACAGGCAACGACACTGGGGAGTACGTCTGTGAATCCAAAGATGACAAGACATGTGCCAGAGTTACTGTGGAGA TGCCTCGGGTGGTGGAGGTCATCTCAGAACTGCACAACATCACCGTGCTGGAAGGGGAAGACGCCACATTGAAGTGCGTTGTGTCACCAGAAGATGCCGAGCTGGTGTGGCACAGGAACGGCAATGTGGTTGTTCCAGATGACAAGTTTGTGGTGTCCAGAAACGGGCTGTGTCACACACTGACTATCCGAGACTGCCAGCTTACAGACAGCTCCAAGGTGACGGCTGAGGCTGAGGGGGTGGTGTCGGAGGCCAACCTTCAGGTTCAGG AAGCACAGGTCCTGTTCACAAAGAAGATGGAAACCGTGATTGCAGAGGAGCATGGGGAGGCCATGCTGGAAGTGGAGGTCAGTGTGGAATCAGGGGAGGTCCAGTGGATGAGACAGGGTGTGGTCATCCAGCCCAGCCCCAAATTCACACTGAGTGCGAAAGGGAGGAAGCGCAGCCTCACTGTCCACAACCTCACCTTCTCAGACCGGGGCATCTTCCGCTGTGAGACACTACATGACCGGACACAGGGCAAGCTCAACGTGGAGC CCAGGAAAATCTCAATTAAGAAAGGCCTGACTGATACGGAAACGTTAGAGCGGGACACGACCTCATTTGAGGTGGAAGTCTCGCACGTGGATGTGCAGGGGGTGTGGCAGAAGGACGGGATCCGCATCAAACCCAACAATAACTGGAGAGTCAGCACACACGAGAGGATGCATGCACTCACCATGTCCAATCTCACACTGGAGGACAGCGGCACCATCACCTTCAGTGCAGAGAGCGTGAGAACATCAGCGAGACTCACTGTGAAAG AACCCCCAGTGATGTTCCTGAGAGCCCTTGAGGATCTCCGGATAGCTGAAAGTTCTGGAGCATCGTTTGAGTGTGAGCTGTCTAGGCAGAATGCAGATGTTAAGTGGTTAAAG AACGGAGAGGAGCTGAAACCAGGGAAGAACTATCGCATCTACTCAATGGGGAGGAAGCGGTTTCTTCAGATAACGAAGTGCGGGAGCGCAGATTCAGGGACTTACACCTGCGACGCTGTGGACAACAAAGTGACCGCTGTCTTGGAAGTCTACG AGCGGGAGGTGAAGATAGTGCAAGGACTGCAGGATGCTGCTATCCAGGAGGACGAGAACGCTGTGTTTATGTGCGAGGTGTCAGTGGAGAATGTGAAGGGAGAGTGGCTCAGAAACGGGGAGAAAATCAAGCCCACCAGCACCATCAGAATTCGTCAGGAAG